In the genome of Dermacentor albipictus isolate Rhodes 1998 colony unplaced genomic scaffold, USDA_Dalb.pri_finalv2 scaffold_56, whole genome shotgun sequence, one region contains:
- the LOC139053022 gene encoding uncharacterized protein, protein MASASRDDAESSFEVKLYVYDLSKGPFKQLSPVLPGKHQAGMWQTSIVVHDTECSYGPSGIGSCPLQEKTALGKPSQVISLGRTEIPRDTYLEYVRKLGESSYKASSYDLSRLNCNHFSQDVALCLTGKSIPAEFLELSDELKSLGSTPGTSFECTSSRASKGPRSPCAARERTETSPSLKRRRRPQPGLARGGAPRETSSDAARGEENEDESGVEQPVFYPQVDGIAAFKELEGHLNTTATTENERSQLHKLCDFVATGTNAWELGPELLDLLEKLLASRDVTCAARLSLLRMLQAAALADDVILLLHQDRRKHVVMNHVNRIAQLSPQEQDEVLKLLCNLCSHDASCEWLLYITEWRDNSGRVCSNAKATVRAVVHGLLSDRPIAQEFGAALVFNLTTRQLFDDAAERLSAAIAQFLQGDLGEEQVYRSVTALRRLLRVDYDYVSAKIRTIMPYLRKLSGFSERVKKQVGRISSRISASTSRRHK, encoded by the coding sequence ATGGCAAGCGCATCGCGCGATGACGCCGAGTCCAGCTTCGAAGTAAAGCTCTACGTGTACGACCTGTCCAAAGGACCCTTCAAACAACTCTCTCCCGTTCTCCCCGGAAAGCATCAGGCCGGCATGTGGCAGACGAGTATTGTCGTCCACGACACGGAATGCTCCTACGGCCCGTCGGGCATCGGCAGCTGCCCACTGCAGGAAAAGACCGCCCTCGGCAAACCGAGCCAAGTCATCAGCCTTGGTCGCACGGAGATACCTCGCGACACCTACTTGGAGTACGTTCGCAAACTGGGAGAGTCCAGCTACAAGGCAAGCTCGTACGACCTGTCCCGTCTCAACTGCAACCACTTCTCGCAAGACGTCGCCTTGTGCTTGACCGGCAAATCCATTCCGGCAGAGTTCCTGGAACTCTCCGATGAGTTGAAGTCACTTGGTAGCACTCCGGGGACTTCCTTTGAGTGCACCTCGAGCAGGGCTAGTAAGGGGCCGAGATCTCCATGCGCAGCACGTGAAAGAACGGAGACTTCGCCCTCCCTAAAACGCCGGCGCCGTCCGCAGCCCGGCTTGGCTCGCGGTGGAGCGCCACGAGAGACTAGTTCTGATGCAGCAAGGGGTGAAGAGAACGAGGACGAAAGCGGCGTGGAACAACCCGTGTTCTACCCTCAGGTCGACGGCATCGCCGCTTTCAAGGAACTCGAAGGACACCTGAACACAACCGCAACCACCGAAAACGAGCGGTCACAGCTGCACAAGCTCTGCGATTTCGTCGCCACTGGCACCAACGCTTGGGAGCTCGGCCCAGAGCTGCTCGACCTGCTAGAAAAACTGTTGGCGTCGCGCGACGTCACGTGCGCGGCGCGAttgtcactactgcgcatgctcCAGGCGGCGGCTCTAGCTGATGACGTCATCCTCCTCCTGCACCAGGACCGCAGGAAGCACGTCGTCATGAACCACGTCAACCGAATCGCGCAGCTTTCACCCCAGGAGCAGGACGAAGTGCTCAAGTTGCTCTGTAACCTGTGCAGCCACGACGCCAGCTGCGAGTGGCTGCTGTACATAACCGAGTGGCGAGACAACAGCGGCCGGGTATGcagcaacgccaaagccactgtaCGCGCCGTAGTCCACGGGCTCCTCAGCGACCGGCCGATCGCGCAGGAGTTCGGCGCCGCGctcgtcttcaacctcaccacgCGGCAGCTGTTCGACGACGCTGCCGAGAGGCTGTCCGCGGCCATCGCGCAGTTTTTACAGGGGGATCTCGGCGAGGAACAGGTTTACCGCTCTGTGACTGCTCTACGTCGCCTTCTGCGGGTCGACTACGATTACGTGTCCGCAAAGATCCGGACGATCATGCCGTACCTACGGAAGCTGTCCGGCTTTTCCGAGCGCGTCAAGAAGCAGGTCGGTCGTATCAGCAGTAGGATTTCGGCCTCCACATCAAGACGACATAAGTGA